Proteins from one Xenorhabdus griffiniae genomic window:
- a CDS encoding helix-turn-helix transcriptional regulator — protein MDKDLISENDVFGMLGKKRTAVYRLRKKYGFPEPVLSHPARYRLSAVRQWIDEGGVNRKSVV, from the coding sequence ATGGATAAAGATTTAATCTCAGAAAATGATGTTTTCGGTATGTTAGGAAAGAAAAGAACCGCTGTATATAGACTCAGAAAAAAATATGGATTCCCTGAGCCTGTTTTAAGTCATCCAGCAAGATATAGACTTTCGGCTGTGCGTCAATGGATCGATGAAGGCGGAGTCAACCGGAAGTCAGTTGTTTGA
- a CDS encoding tyrosine-type recombinase/integrase, with protein sequence MALSDTKLRGIHNKPYKGRPELTDGDGLSVRITPNGTITFQHRYRWNGKPIRLTVGRYPEMTLKDARIAVGEMRSLYTKGLDPKTYFSRSEGEATLKDCLDYWWDKYASTLKPNTQILYKSVVYNTMYTQFSCTPIASIPVSSWVKFFDKQEKENSKKARVLLTQIRSVVNWCVGRQFIPSCEVMKLSVKNIGKKPDTGSRVLTYTELAKVWLALENNKIVSSNKVLHQLLLLWGSRLSELRLATASEFNMDDLIWTTPVVHSKMGNVIRRPIFEQVTPYIERLLSMGNNILFPGQELDKAIDRSSANLYMNKLRKSIDIPEWRTHDFRRSLVTNLSSEGIPPHVTEKMLGHELGGVMAVYNKHDWIDEQKEAYELYADKILWHVKQLTSG encoded by the coding sequence ATGGCATTGAGCGACACCAAACTTCGTGGCATTCACAATAAACCCTACAAAGGCAGGCCTGAATTAACCGATGGTGACGGCTTGAGTGTCAGGATCACCCCAAACGGAACCATAACATTTCAGCACAGATACCGTTGGAATGGCAAACCCATTCGCCTGACTGTTGGTCGTTATCCTGAGATGACACTTAAGGATGCAAGAATAGCAGTAGGCGAAATGCGCTCATTGTACACAAAAGGACTTGATCCAAAAACGTATTTTTCTCGTTCAGAGGGGGAGGCAACCTTAAAAGATTGTCTTGACTACTGGTGGGATAAGTACGCGTCAACATTAAAGCCCAATACTCAAATACTTTATAAGTCTGTCGTGTACAACACGATGTACACACAATTCTCGTGTACACCAATTGCTAGTATACCTGTATCATCGTGGGTTAAGTTTTTCGATAAGCAAGAAAAGGAAAATTCTAAAAAGGCCAGAGTGCTTCTAACTCAGATTCGATCAGTTGTTAACTGGTGCGTAGGGAGGCAGTTTATCCCATCATGTGAGGTGATGAAACTCAGCGTGAAGAACATCGGTAAGAAACCAGACACAGGCAGTAGAGTTTTGACTTACACGGAATTGGCTAAGGTCTGGTTGGCATTGGAAAATAACAAAATAGTTTCCTCTAATAAGGTATTACATCAGCTACTTTTGTTGTGGGGATCTCGCCTTTCTGAGCTGCGGCTTGCCACAGCCAGTGAATTTAATATGGATGACCTAATCTGGACAACTCCAGTCGTTCATTCAAAGATGGGTAATGTAATAAGACGGCCTATATTTGAGCAGGTTACGCCTTATATAGAACGACTCTTAAGCATGGGTAATAATATTTTGTTTCCTGGACAGGAATTGGATAAAGCTATAGATAGGTCGTCAGCAAACCTCTATATGAACAAGTTAAGGAAATCTATCGATATACCTGAATGGCGCACACATGATTTTAGACGCTCATTAGTGACTAATTTATCAAGTGAAGGAATTCCGCCCCATGTCACCGAAAAGATGCTGGGGCATGAATTAGGTGGGGTTATGGCTGTATACAATAAGCACGATTGGATTGATGAACAAAAAGAAGCGTATGAATTATATGCAGATAAAATATTATGGCATGTCAAACAACTGACTTCCGGTTGA
- a CDS encoding MT-A70 family methyltransferase codes for MKYSLIVADPPWQYNNAASNGAANNHYSTTDFYSLTRLPIEQIAAENSVLCMWYTGNFALEAIKLAEAWGFTVKTMKLFTWIKLNKLAMERINKAIREERLFDAHDFMELLNTETRMNGGNYTRSNTEDVLIAVRGNGLPRQSASVKQVIYSCLGEHSQKPREAHYRLEQLYGDVPRIELFARETVEGWDLWGNESPQNNIEFISEVKFTTND; via the coding sequence ATGAAATACAGCCTCATCGTAGCTGATCCCCCGTGGCAATATAATAACGCAGCCAGCAACGGAGCCGCCAATAACCACTACTCTACTACCGATTTTTATTCCCTCACCCGATTACCCATAGAACAAATAGCCGCTGAAAATTCCGTACTCTGCATGTGGTACACGGGGAACTTTGCATTGGAAGCTATTAAGCTGGCTGAGGCATGGGGATTTACAGTTAAGACCATGAAGCTGTTCACGTGGATAAAGCTGAATAAGTTAGCGATGGAACGTATCAATAAGGCTATTCGGGAAGAAAGGCTGTTCGATGCTCATGACTTTATGGAACTGCTCAACACCGAAACACGGATGAACGGCGGCAACTACACCCGCAGCAACACCGAGGATGTATTGATCGCCGTTCGTGGTAATGGACTGCCACGACAAAGCGCCAGCGTGAAACAGGTTATTTATTCGTGTCTGGGTGAACACTCGCAAAAGCCGCGAGAAGCTCACTACCGATTAGAGCAATTATACGGTGATGTACCACGCATTGAATTATTTGCCCGTGAGACAGTCGAGGGCTGGGATTTATGGGGTAATGAGTCACCCCAAAATAATATCGAATTTATTAGTGAGGTTAAATTCACCACCAATGACTAA